From Triticum aestivum cultivar Chinese Spring chromosome 7B, IWGSC CS RefSeq v2.1, whole genome shotgun sequence:
GGAGGCAAGCAGATCCGATCTCGTGCCACCGAACGCCTCCGGGACGACGAGATCGTCTATCCCCTCATCCAGTGGCGGCAAGGAGGGGCATTCTGCGTGAGGTAGCAGCCGGAGCAACGAATCCAACACTGGAGGACATCAAGCGCGCAAGGTCTCCACGGCCCGCAACACCACCACTCCATCTTCCTTGGCATGTTGTCCCGCCGATGACCATCTTCCACGGTTCCTTCACCAACGGTGAAGAGCACTCCACATGGAGCTCCTAATGCATGTTCCTCCTTCACGTTGTCTAAACGGCTTGTGGTCGTCGCCGTTCCCGTGCCGACGACGGCCCCTTTGTTTAATCATGGGTCGTGCCGGTGAGTGCTTCCATGGTTCGGCTGCCCTCGCGCATGTACAATCTCCATTAAGGTGGACCATGGTGACACTGTGCCGAGATAAAGCTATCCCGGTGACCATTCTTGTATACAGAAACAAATTTGGATATCATAAGAAGCAAATACTCTTTTTGTTGGAAGTATTGTTTCgttcaaagaaaaaaaatcaacaatgtcatattttctttctcttttcggATGCAATATTGTAGATCTGAGGAAATATTTGTAACTTGGGAAGCAAACactattttctttggaagcacTGTTGATGAAGCAAATATATTTCTTTTCTATGTTGTAATTTTTTATTCTTATCTTTGAAGCAATCTCGTTGGACAAGGGAAAACAATATTCTAGGTAGGAAGCAAATTCAAATTGGATTGGCTTCACCGTAGTTGGAAACGTTTTTTCTCGTATGGAAGCAAACTGCATGCCCCCTAATTACATGCAGCATAACAGTAAAAATAGACGAGATTATTGGAAGCAATTATTAGGGATTGTTTCCTAAACACGGTGCTTCCATTGCTAAAAAAACTGCTTCCAACAATGGAGGCAAGAATATTCTTTGTTCTTCGTGGAAGCAGTATCGTGATGCTTTCGAAACAATATAAAATTAGACTATATCTTGTTGTGTTCACTAACTGATGGAATCATGAATTATTGCGTGTAAGATGGAAAAAAATCCACATGTAAGATGGAAACATTTTTTGTAAGGCCGCAAATTATATCGCATACAATGCCTATTTTCTACAGTTATTACTCTCCCTACCGTACGAAATTTGTTGCCTAAATATATGGAGAACATTGATTATTTTCCTAAATAACGGAAGTAATTATTAGCAAATCCAAACGTAATCATCTCTGGCATAGAAACTGCACGTGCGAAGGGGCCTGCTCATCTAGCGGCTATGCACACTTCCATCCAACGGCTTGCTACTGGTCTGATAGGAAGCTACGATCAGTAGTCTGATCCCTAGCAGTTCCcactatatgcatatgcaaataaTGAAGTCGCACATAATACCTTTTGGCCGCTAACCATATATCTAAAACAAGACTAGCCAATAATGCATGtcttagtttatttttatttttcccacTGTTGCACTTTTCGATACGCATATCATACTAAGTAACAACctctaataaaatataaaaaagtcacccaaaaattGTCTTATATTTTTGTTACAAAGGGAGTATTCATTAGCTGCGTGATAATTATTCGAATCTGAAAATGAAGGAACTGGATTCTCCTAGCAAGTGTGGAGCAACGGGGTGTCGGCGTACGGGCCGTTGAGCACCCCATTAGCGATGACATTGTATGCCTTCTCCGTCATGTGGATTTGGTCCCAGTTGGCGAACCTAGATGGGTCGCGGCAAACCTTCGCCTTCTGGTTGCACTCATGGCCTGTGCCATACGGGCCATCGCCACCACAACATGCCACCAGAGGCTTGTCAATGCCATTCCTGAGAGGATTCTTGACTAACTCCATGAAGGCGCCATAGTAGTCGCCGTAGATGATCTTCACGCTGGGGTTCTGCGACTTGAGCTTGCTGATCTCTTGTTTCAGTAGCTGGTTGTGCTTCTGGGAGAATGCGTTGAACCACTTGAGGCAACCGAACTGGTCGTAGTCCGTGGTCGTGTTGCTCTTGTAATCTCTGAGGTAAACCGGCACGCACCCAATGGGGAAGTTCCCCGGGACAAGGACAGTCTTAGCACCAAGCTTGATCACCTCTTGGACACCGGCGCCTATGCGGGCAACCACGTCCGGTATGTACTCCTGGGCCGTGTCCCGGCTGTGTGTACGATCGAAGAACCAGAAGTTGTAGTCGTTGCCACCAATCTCGCCGAAGACGACTAGGGATTCGCTCAGGAGACTCTTGGTGGCAGCTGATCATagacaaaaaaaaaagaataagttGACCAAGAACATAATGTGCATGCAGACATGTGGCCTAATTAGAATATGATAAGCTGACTGTAACGTATGTTTTTGCATGCGTTACGTACCATCTCCTGGAGCAATCCGTGCGAGCACTCTCTTGAAAGAAGCCAGCTGCTCGTCGAGGCACCCGCGCTGCAGACTGAAGTTATACCTTGACATGAAGTACTTGGGGTTGAGCGCAATAGAGCCAAACACGGCGAAGTTGGCACCGGTCGAGAACTTCCCCGTCTTCTCCTCGGGAATGCTCGGCGGCAGCAACGGCAGGCCCAACGCTTGCGCTGACACAACATCAGGCACCAAATTGAGCATGCACACGAAATTCCAACTGTTGGAACTTGGAACACACATGCATGTATGTGCGTACTCACCGTAGAAGTCGATGATGAGACGCCCATCGGAGGCACGACCCGTGGGGCGGTGGAAGTAGGTCTCTCCATAAGGGGGCACCGAGGGCGGACCCGGTGGACTGTTGCGGCTGATATATGCGAAGTTGCCGGTGTCGGTGATGGAGTCGCCCAAAGAGAAGATGCGCTTGAAGCAGCCGCACGACCCTAGATCAGGGTTGAGCAGCAGGACGGCAAGGACGAAGATGACTGCAGGGGAAATGGAGCAGTAGCGACTGGAACTCCCCATCTTAGCTAACTAGCTAAACAGGAGAAGAGACAGACGCTAGCTCTCTGGTTACAAATACAAGTCTTCCAGATCTACGTTTCGTTTAGTATTGAAGATGGGTTCCCTTCATCCCCATTTATATTAGAGCGTTATGCGGTGTGCACATCAAGATGGCAGTCAATTTAATTAATGCTATAGCAGTCTGTATCTTACTACCCCACAAGAATCTTCATGGCCGTTTGATTAGTTTCCTTCTTAATTGATTGTTTCCTGTTAATTGCTCACAGCCACAATTTGCTTCCTAAAATTGCTTTCTAGAATGCCATGTTATCCTTGATTTTCTTCCTAAAACTGTTTCGAATAATTTACTTCCTAAAACAGCTTCAAATCCTAAAATTGCTTCCTGGAATGTCGTCAAATCCCCTTTTTGCCTACGATTAGCAATTAATTGAGTTCTTTTTAAATGTGTGTTTCTTCATTTATGGCAACATGATTTTTGTACCACGGAAGCACTCTTCTTCATACAAGGAAGCATCATTTTCTAGTGCCATGGGAACAAAACTGTTCACATGGCCGAAAACTTTCTGTTCAATTTTTTTCACTTATGGCAACATGATTTTGTACCTCGGAAGCATTCTTCTTGATACACAAAAGCTACATTTTCTAGTGTGAGGGAGCACACTGTTTGCACGGCATGGAACTTTCTATTCGATGAATACATTCGTTAGTGCTTTAGAAGCATCACTTTCTAGCGAGATGAACATCTTAATAGCAAAAAAGCAGGTGTGGAAACCAACAAGAAACAAGAAGAATTGGAACTAATCCACTCAGTATGAATAAAAAACTACAAATCTCTTGTTTAATAAAAAGTATACATTACTACAGAGACACTATTTCCACTTTCACCCAGCCGACATTACAATGGCTGCTGAATGGTAAGCATTCCACACGACGCAAGATCCCTGTGGCCAACATTGCGAACGTGGCGAATGGCGACTTCCTTCTATTCACACCACACTGTACATCAATGTAGCCTTGTTGGCATATTGCAGAAACAAGAAGCATGGTTGCAGTCACATGTAGCACAGTGCCTGCATGTTGACAATTATTAAGAAACAAAGAGACACACACTTGCAATGGAAAATTTATCATGATAAGCAGAATAATAGTACATTGAAAGTTTACCAGAGGATGGTATGCTGGCAGTGGTTGAAACGCACATGGTTCAGGGAAAATGTATGGACAATAAGAAACACACAATAACAATGGTGATGCAAAAATTCACCACCATTGATGCACATGTAAATAAAAGTGAAGCATAATTACATTGGTAGTGCTAGCAACACGCAATAAGAAAGACACTTTATATCATCGAACACTACCActggaaaaagaagaaaaagataaagcaaaaataaaaaatggaaaaaggcgtttagtcccggttggtagtaACTGGAAAAAGACGTTTAGTCCCGGTT
This genomic window contains:
- the LOC123157187 gene encoding GDSL esterase/lipase At1g28600-like; translated protein: MGSSSRYCSISPAVIFVLAVLLLNPDLGSCGCFKRIFSLGDSITDTGNFAYISRNSPPGPPSVPPYGETYFHRPTGRASDGRLIIDFYAQALGLPLLPPSIPEEKTGKFSTGANFAVFGSIALNPKYFMSRYNFSLQRGCLDEQLASFKRVLARIAPGDAATKSLLSESLVVFGEIGGNDYNFWFFDRTHSRDTAQEYIPDVVARIGAGVQEVIKLGAKTVLVPGNFPIGCVPVYLRDYKSNTTTDYDQFGCLKWFNAFSQKHNQLLKQEISKLKSQNPSVKIIYGDYYGAFMELVKNPLRNGIDKPLVACCGGDGPYGTGHECNQKAKVCRDPSRFANWDQIHMTEKAYNVIANGVLNGPYADTPLLHTC